In the Periophthalmus magnuspinnatus isolate fPerMag1 chromosome 4, fPerMag1.2.pri, whole genome shotgun sequence genome, one interval contains:
- the LOC117393984 gene encoding ephrin type-B receptor 3-like isoform X4: MCWLYLHVRAARFMTMDYFLLLCSFLLPTVSAVEETLMDTKWATTELAWTAHPETGWEEVSGYDDAMNPIRTYQVCNVRELNQNNWLRSDFIPRKDVLRVYVEMKFTVRDCNSIPNIPGSCKETFNLFYYESDSDSATATSPFWMENPYVKVDTIAPDESFKMLESGRVNTKVRSFGPLSKAGFYLAFQDLGACMSLISVRVFYKKCSTTIANFAVFPETATGAEATSLVIAPGTCVPNALEVSVPLKLYCNGDGEWMVPVGACTCSAGFEPAMKETQCQACSPGTFKSKQGDGFCLPCPANSRATSGAASICSCRNGFYRSDTDSPESACTTVPSQPRSVISSVNETSLVLEWSEPRDMGGREDIFYNIICKKCLPERGMCTRCDDNVDIAPRHLGLTQRRVTVRNLQAHTQYSFEIQAVNGVSNKSPYTPQFSAVNITTNQAAPSAVPTVHLMAATASTMSLSWLPPEKPNGIILDYEIKYHEKDQGEAIAHTMTAQRSNARIEGLKAGTPYVVQVRARTVAGYGRYSSPADFSTNLQTDPPKTWQELWPLIVGSITATFVFIIAVVVIAIVCLRKQRNGSESEYTEKLQQYNHQVLSGRIDSLSPILATESPIVTPGMKVYIDPFTYEDPNEAVREFAKEIDVSCVKIEEVIGAGEFGEVCRGRLKLPGRREIIVAIKTLKVGYTDRQRRDFLSEASIMGQFDHPNIIRLEGVVTKSRPVMIVTEFMENGALDSFLRLNDGQFTVIQLVGMLRGIAAGMKYLSDMNYVHRDLAARNILVNSNLVCKVSDFGLSRFLEDDPTDPTYTSSLGGKIPIRWTAPEAIAYRKFTSASDVWSYGIVMWEVMSYGERPYWDMSNQDVINAVEQDYRLPPPMDCPTALHQLMLDCWVKERNLRPKFTQIVATLDKLIRNAASLKVVTNSTQSTGVSQPLLDRCVPDYTTFTTVGDWLDAIKMSRYRDNFVNAGFASFDLVAQMTAEDLLRIGVTLAGHQKKILGSIQDMRLQMNQTLPVQV, translated from the exons AAACGCTTATGGACACAAAATGGGCTACGACGGAATTAGCATGGACGGCGCATCCAGAAACAGGG TGGGAAGAGGTCAGCGGCTACGACGATGCCATGAACCCCATCCGGACATACCAAGTGTGTAATGTACGTGAGCTCAACCAGAATAACTGGCTGCGGAGTGACTTCATCCCACGGAAGGATGTGCTGCGTGTGTATGTGGAGATGAAGTTCACTGTGCGTGACTGTAACAGCATTCCCAACATCCCTGGCTCCTGCAAAGAGACCTTCAACCTCTTTTATTATGAATCCGACTCAGATTCTGCCACTGCCACCAGCCCCTTTTGGATGGAAAACCCTTATGTCAAAGTGGACACGATAGCTCCAGATGAGAGCTTTAAAATGCTTGAATCTGGTCGCGTGAACACTAAAGTCCGAAGTTTTGGACCGTTATCTAAAGCTGGCTTCTACTTGGCCTTCCAGGATCTTGGGGCTTGCATGTCCCTGATCTCTGTTAGGGTGTTTTACAAAAAGTGCTCCACCACTATTGCCAACTTTGCTGTTTTTCCGGAGACAGCGACAGGAGCCGAGGCCACTTCTCTGGTGATTGCTCCTGGTACTTGTGTTCCTAATGCCTTGGAGGTGTCGGTGCCACTCAAGCTCTACTGCAACGGAGACGGAGAATGGATGGTTCCAGTCGGAGCATGCACTTGCTCagctggatttgaaccagcCATGAAGGAAACACAGTGTCAAG CCTGCAGCCCTGGAACCTTCAAGTCCAAACAAGGAGATGGCTTCTGTCTTCCGTGCCCTGCCAACAGTCGCGCCACATCAGGGGCAGCCAGCATTTGCTCCTGTCGGAACGGCTTCTACCGCTCTGACACAGACTCACCTGAGTCTGCCTGCACCA CTGTTCCATCCCAGCCCCGCAGTGTCATCTCCAGCGTCAACGAAACCTCCCTGGTGTTGGAATGGAGCGAGCCTCGTGATATGGGCGGACGCGAAGACATTTTCTACAACATCATCTGTAAGAAATGCCTTCCAGAGAGGGGCATGTGCACCCGCTGTGATGACAACGTGGACATCGCTCCTCGCCATCTGGGACTCACCCAACGCCGCGTAACCGTCCGAAACCTCCAAGCCCACACCCAGTACAGCTTTGAGATCCAGGCCGTGAACGGAGTGTCCAACAAGAGTCCCTACACCCCGCAGTTCTCCGCAGTTAACATCACCACAAATCAGGCCG CGCCTTCCGCAGTACCCACAGTTCACCTGATGGCGGCCACGGCGAGCACCATGAGTTTGTCCTGGTTGCCCCCGGAGAAGCCCAACGGAATAATTCTCGACTATGAGATTAAGTACCATGAAAAG GATCAAGGAGAGGCCATTGCCCACACCATGACCGCTCAAAGAAGCAACGCTCGCATCGAAGGCCTCAAAGCGGGCACTCCCTATGTAGTCCAAGTCCGAGCTCGCACTGTGGCGGGCTACGGCCGGTACAGCAGTCCAGCAGACTTCAGCACAAACCTCCAAA cTGATCCACCTAAGACTTGGCAAGAGCTGTGGCCTCTCATTGTTGGATCAATCACTGCTACCTTTGTCTTTATCATTGCTGTAGTAGTCATTGCCATCGTCTgcctcag GAAGCAAAGGAATGGCTCCGAGTCAGAGTACACAGAAAAACTGCAGCAATACA ATCATCAAGTTTTGTCTGGCCGCATCGATTCACTTTCCCCAATTCTCGCTACTGAATCCCCCATAGTAACGCCGGGCATGAAAGTCTACATCGACCCCTTCACCTACGAGGACCCCAATGAAGCAGTGCGCGAGTTCGCCAAGGAGATCGATGTTTCCTGCGTGAAGATCGAGGAGGTCATCGGCGCAG GGGAGTTCGGAGAGGTGTGTCGTGGTCGTCTCAAGCTGCCGGGACGTAGGGAAATCATCGTAGCCATCAAGACTCTGAAAGTTGGCTACACGGACCGGCAGAGGAGGGACTTCCTGTCTGAAGCCTCCATCATGGGACAGTTTGACCACCCCAATATAATCCGACTGGAGGGAGTGGTCACCAAGAGCAGGCCGGTCATGATCGTCACGGAGTTTATGGAGAATGGAGCGCTCGACTCATTCTTGAGG TTGAACGACGGTCAGTTCACTGTGATCCAGCTGGTGGGCATGCTGCGTGGCATTGCGGCGGGCATGAAGTACCTGTCAGATATGAACTACGTGCACAGAGACCTGGCAGCGCGCAACATCCTGGTCAACAGTAACCTGGTGTGTAAGGTGTCCGACTTCGGCCTGTCGCGCTTCCTGGAGGACGACCCCACGGACCCAACTTACACAAGCTCTCTG GGAGGCAAGATCCCCATCCGCTGGACCGCTCCCGAGGCCATCGCTTATAGGAAGTTCACCTCCGCCAGTGACGTGTGGAGCTACGGTATCGTCATGTGGGAAGTCATGTCGTACGGCGAGCGGCCATATTGGGACATGAGCAATCAGGAT GTGATAAACGCAGTGGAGCAGGACTATCGACTGCCTCCTCCTATGGACTGTCCCACAGCACTGCACCAGCTCATGTTGGACTGCTGGGTCAAAGAGAGGAACTTACGACCCAAGTTCACCCAGATCGTGGCCACACTGGACAAACTCATTCGCAACGCGGCCAGCCTCAAAGTGGTCACCAACAGCACACAATCCACCGG GGTCTCTCAGCCCTTGCTTGACCGCTGTGTGCCTGACTATACCACTTTCACCACTGTGGGGGACTGGCTGGACGCCATCAAGATGAGCCGCTACCGTGACAACTTCGTCAACGCCGGATTTGCGTCGTTCGACCTGGTGGCCCAGATGACAGCAGA GGACTTATTGCGGATAGGAGTGACGCTAGCTGGACACCAGAAGAAGATTCTTGGTAGCATTCAGGACATGAGACTACAGATGAACCAGACGCTCCCTGTACAAGTGTGA
- the LOC117393984 gene encoding ephrin type-B receptor 3-like isoform X2 yields MCWLYLHVRAARFMTMDYFLLLCSFLLPTVSAVEETLMDTKWATTELAWTAHPETGWEEVSGYDDAMNPIRTYQVCNVRELNQNNWLRSDFIPRKDVLRVYVEMKFTVRDCNSIPNIPGSCKETFNLFYYESDSDSATATSPFWMENPYVKVDTIAPDESFKMLESGRVNTKVRSFGPLSKAGFYLAFQDLGACMSLISVRVFYKKCSTTIANFAVFPETATGAEATSLVIAPGTCVPNALEVSVPLKLYCNGDGEWMVPVGACTCSAGFEPAMKETQCQACSPGTFKSKQGDGFCLPCPANSRATSGAASICSCRNGFYRSDTDSPESACTTVPSQPRSVISSVNETSLVLEWSEPRDMGGREDIFYNIICKKCLPERGMCTRCDDNVDIAPRHLGLTQRRVTVRNLQAHTQYSFEIQAVNGVSNKSPYTPQFSAVNITTNQAAPSAVPTVHLMAATASTMSLSWLPPEKPNGIILDYEIKYHEKDQGEAIAHTMTAQRSNARIEGLKAGTPYVVQVRARTVAGYGRYSSPADFSTNLQTDPPKTWQELWPLIVGSITATFVFIIAVVVIAIVCLRKQRNGSESEYTEKLQQYKSPIVTPGMKVYIDPFTYEDPNEAVREFAKEIDVSCVKIEEVIGAGNPPKLLSYRGKAASHLQAIPLEDFTPSGEFGEVCRGRLKLPGRREIIVAIKTLKVGYTDRQRRDFLSEASIMGQFDHPNIIRLEGVVTKSRPVMIVTEFMENGALDSFLRLNDGQFTVIQLVGMLRGIAAGMKYLSDMNYVHRDLAARNILVNSNLVCKVSDFGLSRFLEDDPTDPTYTSSLGGKIPIRWTAPEAIAYRKFTSASDVWSYGIVMWEVMSYGERPYWDMSNQDVINAVEQDYRLPPPMDCPTALHQLMLDCWVKERNLRPKFTQIVATLDKLIRNAASLKVVTNSTQSTGVSQPLLDRCVPDYTTFTTVGDWLDAIKMSRYRDNFVNAGFASFDLVAQMTAEDLLRIGVTLAGHQKKILGSIQDMRLQMNQTLPVQV; encoded by the exons AAACGCTTATGGACACAAAATGGGCTACGACGGAATTAGCATGGACGGCGCATCCAGAAACAGGG TGGGAAGAGGTCAGCGGCTACGACGATGCCATGAACCCCATCCGGACATACCAAGTGTGTAATGTACGTGAGCTCAACCAGAATAACTGGCTGCGGAGTGACTTCATCCCACGGAAGGATGTGCTGCGTGTGTATGTGGAGATGAAGTTCACTGTGCGTGACTGTAACAGCATTCCCAACATCCCTGGCTCCTGCAAAGAGACCTTCAACCTCTTTTATTATGAATCCGACTCAGATTCTGCCACTGCCACCAGCCCCTTTTGGATGGAAAACCCTTATGTCAAAGTGGACACGATAGCTCCAGATGAGAGCTTTAAAATGCTTGAATCTGGTCGCGTGAACACTAAAGTCCGAAGTTTTGGACCGTTATCTAAAGCTGGCTTCTACTTGGCCTTCCAGGATCTTGGGGCTTGCATGTCCCTGATCTCTGTTAGGGTGTTTTACAAAAAGTGCTCCACCACTATTGCCAACTTTGCTGTTTTTCCGGAGACAGCGACAGGAGCCGAGGCCACTTCTCTGGTGATTGCTCCTGGTACTTGTGTTCCTAATGCCTTGGAGGTGTCGGTGCCACTCAAGCTCTACTGCAACGGAGACGGAGAATGGATGGTTCCAGTCGGAGCATGCACTTGCTCagctggatttgaaccagcCATGAAGGAAACACAGTGTCAAG CCTGCAGCCCTGGAACCTTCAAGTCCAAACAAGGAGATGGCTTCTGTCTTCCGTGCCCTGCCAACAGTCGCGCCACATCAGGGGCAGCCAGCATTTGCTCCTGTCGGAACGGCTTCTACCGCTCTGACACAGACTCACCTGAGTCTGCCTGCACCA CTGTTCCATCCCAGCCCCGCAGTGTCATCTCCAGCGTCAACGAAACCTCCCTGGTGTTGGAATGGAGCGAGCCTCGTGATATGGGCGGACGCGAAGACATTTTCTACAACATCATCTGTAAGAAATGCCTTCCAGAGAGGGGCATGTGCACCCGCTGTGATGACAACGTGGACATCGCTCCTCGCCATCTGGGACTCACCCAACGCCGCGTAACCGTCCGAAACCTCCAAGCCCACACCCAGTACAGCTTTGAGATCCAGGCCGTGAACGGAGTGTCCAACAAGAGTCCCTACACCCCGCAGTTCTCCGCAGTTAACATCACCACAAATCAGGCCG CGCCTTCCGCAGTACCCACAGTTCACCTGATGGCGGCCACGGCGAGCACCATGAGTTTGTCCTGGTTGCCCCCGGAGAAGCCCAACGGAATAATTCTCGACTATGAGATTAAGTACCATGAAAAG GATCAAGGAGAGGCCATTGCCCACACCATGACCGCTCAAAGAAGCAACGCTCGCATCGAAGGCCTCAAAGCGGGCACTCCCTATGTAGTCCAAGTCCGAGCTCGCACTGTGGCGGGCTACGGCCGGTACAGCAGTCCAGCAGACTTCAGCACAAACCTCCAAA cTGATCCACCTAAGACTTGGCAAGAGCTGTGGCCTCTCATTGTTGGATCAATCACTGCTACCTTTGTCTTTATCATTGCTGTAGTAGTCATTGCCATCGTCTgcctcag GAAGCAAAGGAATGGCTCCGAGTCAGAGTACACAGAAAAACTGCAGCAATACA AATCCCCCATAGTAACGCCGGGCATGAAAGTCTACATCGACCCCTTCACCTACGAGGACCCCAATGAAGCAGTGCGCGAGTTCGCCAAGGAGATCGATGTTTCCTGCGTGAAGATCGAGGAGGTCATCGGCGCAGGTAACCCACCCAAGCTCCTGAGCTACAGGGGGAAGGCTGCTAGTCACCTCCAGGCCATTCCGTTAGAGGACTTCACACCAAGCG GGGAGTTCGGAGAGGTGTGTCGTGGTCGTCTCAAGCTGCCGGGACGTAGGGAAATCATCGTAGCCATCAAGACTCTGAAAGTTGGCTACACGGACCGGCAGAGGAGGGACTTCCTGTCTGAAGCCTCCATCATGGGACAGTTTGACCACCCCAATATAATCCGACTGGAGGGAGTGGTCACCAAGAGCAGGCCGGTCATGATCGTCACGGAGTTTATGGAGAATGGAGCGCTCGACTCATTCTTGAGG TTGAACGACGGTCAGTTCACTGTGATCCAGCTGGTGGGCATGCTGCGTGGCATTGCGGCGGGCATGAAGTACCTGTCAGATATGAACTACGTGCACAGAGACCTGGCAGCGCGCAACATCCTGGTCAACAGTAACCTGGTGTGTAAGGTGTCCGACTTCGGCCTGTCGCGCTTCCTGGAGGACGACCCCACGGACCCAACTTACACAAGCTCTCTG GGAGGCAAGATCCCCATCCGCTGGACCGCTCCCGAGGCCATCGCTTATAGGAAGTTCACCTCCGCCAGTGACGTGTGGAGCTACGGTATCGTCATGTGGGAAGTCATGTCGTACGGCGAGCGGCCATATTGGGACATGAGCAATCAGGAT GTGATAAACGCAGTGGAGCAGGACTATCGACTGCCTCCTCCTATGGACTGTCCCACAGCACTGCACCAGCTCATGTTGGACTGCTGGGTCAAAGAGAGGAACTTACGACCCAAGTTCACCCAGATCGTGGCCACACTGGACAAACTCATTCGCAACGCGGCCAGCCTCAAAGTGGTCACCAACAGCACACAATCCACCGG GGTCTCTCAGCCCTTGCTTGACCGCTGTGTGCCTGACTATACCACTTTCACCACTGTGGGGGACTGGCTGGACGCCATCAAGATGAGCCGCTACCGTGACAACTTCGTCAACGCCGGATTTGCGTCGTTCGACCTGGTGGCCCAGATGACAGCAGA GGACTTATTGCGGATAGGAGTGACGCTAGCTGGACACCAGAAGAAGATTCTTGGTAGCATTCAGGACATGAGACTACAGATGAACCAGACGCTCCCTGTACAAGTGTGA